One genomic segment of Podarcis muralis chromosome 18, rPodMur119.hap1.1, whole genome shotgun sequence includes these proteins:
- the DIRAS1 gene encoding GTP-binding protein Di-Ras1, whose product MPEQSNDYRVVVFGAGGVGKSSLVLRFVKGTFRDTYIPTIEDTYRQVISCDKSVCTLQITDTTGSHQFPAMQRLSISKGHAFVLVFSITSRQSLEELRPIYQQIVHIKGSVESIPIMLVGNKCDETQREVPTQEGEATAKEWKCAFMETSAKMNYNVKELFQELLNLEKKRNMSLNIDGKRSSKQKRTDKIKGKCSLM is encoded by the coding sequence ATGCCCGAGCAGAGTAACGACTACCGGGTGGTGGTGTTTGGTGCGGGGGGCGTGGGCAAGAGCTCTCTGGTGCTGCGCTTCGTGAAGGGCACCTTTCGCGACACGTACATCCCCACCATTGAGGACACGTACCGGCAGGTGATCAGCTGCGACAAGAGCGTGTGCACGCTGCAGATCACCGACACGACGGGCAGCCACCAGTTCCCGGCCATGCAGCGCCTCTCCATCTCCAAGGGCCACGCCTTTGTGCTGGTCTTCTCCATCACGTCGCGCCAGTCGCTGGAGGAGCTGCGCCCCATCTACCAGCAGATCGTGCACATCAAGGGCAGCGTGGAGAGCATCCCCATCATGCTGGTGGGCAACAAGTGCGACGAGACGCAGCGCGAGGTGCCCACACAGGAGGGAGAGGCCACCGCCAAGGAGTGGAAGTGCGCCTTCATGGAGACCTCTGCCAAGATGAACTACAATGTCAAGGAGCTCTTCCAGGAGCTGCTCAACCTGGAGAAGAAGCGCAACATGAGTCTCAACATCGACGGCAAGCGCTCCTCCAAGCAGAAGAGGACAGACAAAATCAAGGGCAAGTGCAGCCTGATGTGA